Proteins from one Pseudoliparis swirei isolate HS2019 ecotype Mariana Trench chromosome 22, NWPU_hadal_v1, whole genome shotgun sequence genomic window:
- the rps19 gene encoding 40S ribosomal protein S19 — protein MPGITVKDVNQQEFVRALSAFLKKSGKLKVPDWVDLVKLGKHKELAPSDENWFYIRAASTVRHLYLRGGAGVGAMTKIYGSRQRNGVRPAHYSVGSKNVARKVLQALELLKMVEKDPNGGRRLTSQGTRDLDRIAGQVSAANKKAVLQ, from the exons ATGCCGGGTATCACGGTGAAAGACGTTAACCAGCAGGAGTTCGTCCGGGCCCTGTCTGCCTTCCTGAAGAA GTCAGGAAAGCTGAAGGTGCCCGACTGGGTGGACCTCGTCAAGCTGGGCAAGCACAAGGAGCTGGCCCCAAGTGATGAGAACTGGTTCTACATCAGAGCCG CATCCACAGTCCGCCATCTGTACCTCcgtggaggagctggtgttGGTGCCATGACCAAGATCTATGGAAGTCGCCAGAGGAATGGTGTGCGCCCTGCCCATTACAGTGTCGGATCCAAGAACGTGGCTCGTAAAGTGCTGCAAGCCCTGGAGCTGCTCAAGATGGTTGAGAAGGATCCCAATGG TGGTCGCAGACTTACCTCCCAGGGAACCAGGGACCTTGATAGAATTGCTGGCCAG GTCTCAGCCGCAAACAAGAAAGCTGTTCTTCAATAA